One window of the Lonchura striata isolate bLonStr1 chromosome 9, bLonStr1.mat, whole genome shotgun sequence genome contains the following:
- the KIAA0040 gene encoding uncharacterized protein KIAA0040 homolog — translation MQQKISSFFNSILELIRTKHEEGVFNTVCLAVLLGLPFVVLLAFLFICCHCCFCRRRGESTGKGGPSSNGQLHAERNKKKKKKKKQDEEDLWISAQPKLLLLDKRPSLPI, via the coding sequence ATGCAGCAGAAGATCAGCTCTTTCTTTAATTCCATCTTGGAGCTCATCCGTACCAAGCATGAGGAAGGTGTCTTCAACACCGTCTGCCTGGCCGTGCTCCTGGGTCTGCCCTTCGTTGTCCTCCTCGCCTTCCTTTTcatctgctgccactgctgcttctgcagaCGGAGGGGAGAGAGCACAGGCAAAGGGGGCCCCAGCAGCAACGGACAGCTGCATGCCGAGaggaacaagaagaaaaagaagaagaagaagcaggaTGAAGAGGACCTGTGGATCTCAGCTCAGCCCAAGCTGCTCTTGTTGGACAAGAGACCCTCCTTGCCCATCTAG